In Homo sapiens chromosome 11, GRCh38.p14 Primary Assembly, one DNA window encodes the following:
- the COA4 gene encoding cytochrome c oxidase assembly factor 4 homolog, mitochondrial isoform X2, translated as MSTSVPQGHTWTQRVKKDDEEEDPLDQLISRSGCAASHFAVQECMAQHQDWRQCQPQVQAFKDCMSEQQARRQEELQRRQEQAGAHH; from the coding sequence ATGTCAACCTCAGTCCCTCAAGGCCATACCTGGACCCAACGGGTGAAGAAAGACGATGAGGAGGAGGACCCGCTGGACCAGCTGATCTCCCGCTCTGGCTGTGCTGCCTCCCACTTTGCAGTGCAGGAGTGCATGGCCCAGCACCAGGACTGGCGGCAATGCCAGCCACAGGTGCAGGCGTTCAAGGATTGCATGAGTGAACAGCAGGCGAGGCGGCAAGAGGAGCTGCAGAGGAGGCAAGAACAAGCCGGTGCCCACCACTGA
- the COA4 gene encoding cytochrome c oxidase assembly factor 4 homolog, mitochondrial isoform X1, with amino-acid sequence MFYRLPIPRMSTSVPQGHTWTQRVKKDDEEEDPLDQLISRSGCAASHFAVQECMAQHQDWRQCQPQVQAFKDCMSEQQARRQEELQRRQEQAGAHH; translated from the coding sequence ATGTTCTATAGACTCCCCATCCCCAGGATGTCAACCTCAGTCCCTCAAGGCCATACCTGGACCCAACGGGTGAAGAAAGACGATGAGGAGGAGGACCCGCTGGACCAGCTGATCTCCCGCTCTGGCTGTGCTGCCTCCCACTTTGCAGTGCAGGAGTGCATGGCCCAGCACCAGGACTGGCGGCAATGCCAGCCACAGGTGCAGGCGTTCAAGGATTGCATGAGTGAACAGCAGGCGAGGCGGCAAGAGGAGCTGCAGAGGAGGCAAGAACAAGCCGGTGCCCACCACTGA